Sequence from the Microtus pennsylvanicus isolate mMicPen1 chromosome 12, mMicPen1.hap1, whole genome shotgun sequence genome:
GGCACAGGTTGTTCCTCTCAGCTACTGTTGACCAAGGTCACTTCTAGACTGCAGGGCTTCTCCATCAGGGGTGGCCCTTCCTCTCACAACTGGCGGCCACTGTAACTGGGACTCTAAATCTTTCAGCCTCTCCTGGAAAGATCTCCAGTTCCCAGACCCTGCCTTTTCCTTTTGCCAGCTTCTGTAGTCTGCCTCCCTGTCTAAGGGACAGAGTGACGGGGCAAGACAAGAGCCCTTACCCTAACTACTCTGTCCCTCTGATAAGGGTCAAGGACATAGCTCTTGGTAGTTGTGGTCTTCTTTTAAAATGGTAGACACCTCATGAAGGATCCACAGGACTCTGTCTCATCACAGGATGCTGCCCACAGGCTATGCtacagttttattttctctttctctttttggcaGTATTGGCATTGACCTTAGGGACTCATGTATGcaaggcaagctctctaccactgagctacggCCCCCGCACTATGCTAAAGCCTTTAAACTCCTGGTTCTGAACTCGAAGTTagctgagaggagagagggacaggCTGAGTTCAGATTCCACAGACCTGTGAACTGCTCGGGGGCCAGGCCAGGTAAGTCTAGTACACAAGCAGTTTACTGTGTTGCCCCATGGACAAACAGGTGGATTATTTTGTGCTCAATCCCCAGGTTAGCCCTGCAGGCCAGTAAGTATTGTTAAATACCCTCTAGAAAGAAGACATCTAGTGTGACCCTGTTCTCAGTCCCCTCAGACTAGATGAGGCACATCTTAGTCGGCATCAGAGAGAACGCTGCAGGCCTGGAACAGGGCACTGGGCCCCTGTGCACTCTGAGGTGCTAACAGCTAGAAGACCACATTTGGCAGGGAACCAGGCCAGCCTTCAAGAAAACCTGAGAATTTCTTCAGTCTGGCTCTGTTCCAAACTGTAAAGATCAGGGGAAACTGATCCATACACggtcaaaatagaaaataaaaacgcATCACACATTAAACTACCCACCACCCAACAGTCGTCTAGAATCAGGTCCAGCTGTGTCCTGTCAGCCCCAGTCTTGGCAGAGCTGCAGGCCAGGGGCCGAGCTCCGAGTGTCCAGCCTAAGTGCATGTGATGGAGGAATCCAGCCACAGCGCCCCTGCAGCAGGACCCCAGCAACCTTCAGCTCAGGAGCAGCCTCCTGTCTCAGTGCGGCGTGGCTTCAGTCACTCACAAGGGGGTTCCGGTCATCTTGCTGGCTCTGGCCCTTGAGCTTCTTCTTAAAGATGGAGATTGTAGTGGAAGGTTCATAGAAAATGGTCCAGATCTCCCCAGAAGCCCCTGATTGACGACAGTCCCTAAGGTCTCCCGAAGCAGGAACACGATGAGACCTgccaaatgaaaataatttttcaagcaGATCTGAACAAAGCACTCAGATCATCACCTCAGGAGGCACCTGGATCTGTGAGGCACAGCCTTGGGAAGGACGCTGGCTGCCTTAAAGAGTCAAGATCAAGGCTGGGAAAGGcagcacgcgcctttaatcccagctcaggaagaagcaggaggcggatctctgtgagtttgaggccagcctggtctacagagttccaggacagccggggctacacagagaaaccctgtctggaaaaacaaagagTGAAGAATGAaatctggcctgtgggcatggcGGCAGGCCGCACTCTCCTCATGGTAACGAGGGACTTTCTGTCAAAATAATTCAAAGCTGGAAAAGGCTGTTGGAGAGACTATGAATTAATTTTCAAAtagtcttcttcttttcttcatcttcttctttccCCACCCCATAAAACAATACTATCTACAAAGGCCACTTACCTAGAAGCCTGCCTATCTTAATCAGGTAAGGGGACATTCTCAGTGTGAAGCAGAGAGCCCCGACTTTACAGCGCTATTCCTAGCCCGGCCTTCTCTTCACCTCCTGACAGGCAGGGAAACTGTGGAAGGTTCCAGGGTTAAGAGGAGTGAGGTGTGTGCTTTAGGGATTCAGCCCTGCTATGAGACACTGGGTGCTGGAGCTAGTGCagggacacacagacaggatTTCCTAGAATGCAGATTATAACATTTAACACACCTAGTAGGTCCTTTGAAGAGAAGGTTCTAGATCAATGAGGTCAGCCTGTGCTGACACACCGAGTATTTACTCCTTTTCTTATTCACTAACAACGACATTGCAGTGGCACTGCCAGATATTGTGAGCAGAGCAGAGGTGCAGTGGAGTCTACACTGTGTGAGGAGAGCAGAGGTGCAGTGGAGTCTACACTGTGTGAGCAGTGCAGAGGTGCAGTGGAGTCTACACTGTGTGAGGAGAGCAGTGCAGAGGTGCAGTGGAGTCTACACTGTGTGAGGAGAGCAGTGCAGAGGTGCAGTGGAGTCTACACTGTGTGAGGAGAGCAGTGCAGAGGTGCAGTGGAGTCTACACTGTGTGAGGAGAGCAGTGCAGAGGTGCAGTGGAGTCTACACTGTGTGAGCAGTGCAGAGGTGCAGTGGAGTCTACACTGTGTGAGGAGAGCAGAGGTGCAGTGGAGTCTACACTGTGTGAGCAGTGCAGAGGTGCAGTGGAGTCTACACTGTGAGGAGAGCAGTGCAGAGGTGCAGTGGAGTCTACACTGTGTGAGGAGAGCAGTGCAGAGGTGCAGTGGAGTCTACACTGTGAGGAGAGCAGTGCAGAGGTGCAGTGGAGTCTACACTGTGAGGAGAGCAGAGGTGCAGTGGAGTCTACACTGTGTGAGGAGAGCAGTGCAGAGGTGCAGTGGAGTCTACACTGTGTGAGGAGAGCAGTGCAGAGGTGCAGTGGAGTCTACACTGTGTGAGGAGAGCAGTGCAGAGGTGCAGTGGAGTCTACACTGTGTGAGGAGAGCAGTGCAGAGGTGCAGTGGAGTCTACACTGTGTGAGGAGAGCAGTGCAGAGGTGCAGTGGAGTCTACACTGTGTGAGGAGAGCAGTGCAGAGGTGCAGTGGAGTCTACACTGTGTGAGGAGAGCAGTGCAGAGGTGCAGTGGAGTCTACACTGTGTGAGGAGAGCAGAGGTGCAGTGGAGTCTACACTGTGTGGAGAGCAGAGGTGCAGTGGAGTCTACACTGTGAGGAGAGACATTAGTTGTGTTCAGTTCTACATCATTTTACAAAAGGGCATTGAGAAGACTCAAGATTTGACACCCACATTATGTTCTGGaactaaatctatttttttttttttggtttttcgagacagggtttctctgtggctttggagcctgtcctggaactagctctgtagaccaggctggtcttgaactcacagagatccgcctgcctctgcctcccgagtgctgggattaaaggcgtgcaccaccaccgcccggcctctggAACTAAATCTCAACCGATATCAAGACATCTCCCCcatatttccttctttgtctctgcGTGCGCGctcgtgtgtgtatctgtgtgaacgGTGAGCTCAGCTGACAACAGTAAGGACATTATTTCTGCTACAGAAGTAGAGAGGAGAGAGTCAGGTCACTAGCGTGGCCACAGCTGGCCTCCCTGTGTAAATGTTTGCAGCAGAGGGCGAAGGAGGCCAGGAAGGGTGGCTCTTACTAGAACTCGGAGTTCAGGAAGGCCTTTCAGTGGGAACCAGAGAAAAGATAACTGGAGTCTATAGAAAGCAAAGACTCGAAGCACACAAACAGCACTCTCCTGGAAGGCAGAGCATACAGGGAACAACTTCCTTTCTTCAGTTTTACTGGACTAAGTGATAAAGCCTTTATCCTTTAgttaaagaaatgaagacaggtTTTGCTTCTTGTTTTACTTGAGACAGTGTccctttgtagtccaggctggcctgataTTTATTATGTAGAAAAAGATGGCCTCACACTTGTAGCAATATTGCGGTCTCTGCCCAGTGAGCACTGAGATCACAGGTATGAGCTACTGTACCTAGCAGAAATAGGGTCTCGGTGAGTTGCTCACATTGGCCTCAGTCATGCTCCTTCAGCTTTCTAAGTAGCTATGATTACAGGTATCTGgcttaaataaatgttcaaaaataaTGTTTAGGGTGATAGGTGTATTTACCGGCCATCTGGGGATAAGACAGAGTAGGGGCATACATAGGCCAACAGAGCCCCAGACACCAGCACAAACATCACAGGGCATCAGTGCTGCTCTCGGGCTGGATCTAAGAAATTTTCCATAGCAAACAGCAAtaaatgcagaggccatggctgGTCAAATGCGGAGAACAAGAGATTGTTGACCCTTAAAATGGATACCattaaggtcagggaacactATGGAAATAACAGGAGAGACAGGTGATATGAAGTGCTGTCTTATGGCTATGGCATGGCTTTGGCACTCAGGGAGTTGTGGCAGCCATGGCGGCACACACAGGGTCTGTATAAGACTGAACTAAACGTTTAGTCATGGGCGAATGGCAGTGAGGGGTTTGGAGGTGAGGACGTCAGTGAGCTGCTCAGGCTCCAGTCCACGTGGGCAGCCCTGCCTGAGCCCAGTGGGATGGGGGCCTGGTAGGggtgatgggaggaggggagaggagaagtgtGGGGTGGCTGTGAGCAGAGTGAATTCTATACATGTATGTGACTGCCAAAGGATAAATTAGTGCAGATTATTAAGCACTAACTGAAATGTTGAAATTCTCTTTGTAAGACTTCCTTAGTTTCTAGAGGCACTAAGAAAAATGGACAGTACTGTCCTAGGAAGCTTGACTTAAATGCAAACCTCTTTAAGGGAACAGCACAAACACCCAAGCAGAACTGCTGTTTCCTCTGCCAGCATGGTTTCAACCCTTCCTGGAACTGAATCTACTGAACACAGAATCCCTCCACCTCAGTGTGATCTGTCCTGTTGTCTGTTTCTTCTGAGAGGAGGAGGAACGGTCTCCGCCTGTGCTGTTGGGACTCAGGCTCTGGAGTCACGCTCAGTTCACAACTGTACCCAAAGGAAGAATGACAGAGGCAAGGGCTGCCGGGCCTCCCGCCCTCTCCTGTACTCACTTAAATGTGACATGCAGAAGGATCTTGGCAACGACGGCTGTGACTGTGAGGATGAGGAGGGTTGCCAGGCCATACACGGTCCATCCTGCAAATGCAAAGAGAGCTCATCaggtttgtctttattttccaaaGGAGACCGGCAGTGCTGGGGGCTCTGTCCACTCTGCAGGTGGGAGCAGCCAGCAAACCTGGCAGTGGGAGTAACCGGAGCTGGGCTGAGCATGGAACTTTCTTATGGCTTTGCCTTGTTCTGAAACTTCCTCTGTAAACTCCAAACACTGGACTTGGAGTCAAAGGGGGTGTGGTGAATCTGTCTGCCACCAGAACTCATCAGTCAGTCACCTAGAAGTCTTTGGGTCCCAATTCTCTGTCTGAGCAACGACAAGTATGACCTATGAAATCCTGGAATCCAGTCAAatggtgtgggggctggagaggccTCCCTCCCTGACCTTCTACGGTGAGCTCCACAGAGGACAGGGAGAGTGTGAAGACCTCATGACTAAATGATAGATGGCCCCAGCTCATTCAGAGACCATGCCCTCgacagaaaagagggaaggagatcACGGCCCATGTCTCTCCTGCATGGCTTCTCTTTACAGCTCTTAGTGCTCCTGACCTTTGACAGTGTGTCTGGTTTTCTTCTTCCCACTGGCAACCAAAGGAAACATGCACAGTATTGTCCTAGCATTCTGTGTGCATTTTGCTCTGCAGAAGGGGAGGAATGTCTGGCCTGTGCTGCCCAAAGCTTAGAGACTAGCCTCATGTTTGTAGAAAAAAGGGCAGGGGTTTATCTAGTTCAGTGTATGGTCCAGCATTTAGAACAGTGCATCGTACCACTGGAGGAATTCTGTGTCTTTTGGTCTTattgtttctctccattttggtGCATGTTCTATGGCTAGGCCAACCTCTAGCCTGTATGTACCTTCTGAATAAGTTCTACCCTGGGGCTCTAGAAATATGCTCCCAGAATGGTGTCTTTTCTTATAATGATGAAGAAACCAGCATAGCTGTTAATCACAGGTGCCAAAGGCACACAGAGTCCATCTTTGGAAGGGACCTAAGTTGAGGAGAACTTTCTCTCAAAGGTCATGCAGACTAGAGGTTGCAGAGCCAATATCCCAACCTGTGTCTGAAGGAGAAGCACCCACAAGTGACTTTGTTTCTGTAAGGGTTGAGGGAACTACCTTCCACTCTGTGGCTGCTGGCCCCAACTGATGGTGCCCAGGAATGGCTACCTGGGACAGTCTGCGGTGGGTGGCTGGGGCTGGTGGTGATGACATAGAGGACTTTGGAAGAGTGGGCAGCACTGACGCTGAGGTTGGCTTGTTCGGTGATCACCTCTGTCAGTGTCTGGTTGACTGGAGGCCTCTCCTGTGGTGGTTCTTCCTTGGTGGCTAGAAGATCAAAAGTATTAACCAGAGAAAGTCAAGGAAGACAGCAAGAAGGAGAACACTGCTCTAGTCGGGGTGAggccttttctatttttctttctctgtatgtgaGAGAATGTTTTGCATGGgtgtgggtgcacatgcatgtgggtgcatgtgtgtgggtgtatgcatgtgtggggtGCAAGTATGtggatgcacatgcatgtggcgtgcatgtatgtgggtctcatatagcccaggctagcctccagctatgtagttgaggatgccccaaacttttaattttcctgcctctaccacccaagAGCTGgcgttacaggtatgtgccagaAGTGCTGAATGAGGCCTGTTCTGATTCAAGTATACATGCGgtttcctcttctggtctccctgaTAACAAAGTAGAACCTGTCAGGCTATGGCAGGTAGTGGCTATGCAGGGGCGGAAAGTAGAGACCACTGATTTTAGTCATGAGCTGATCTCTCAGACACGGAACCACCTCTGTGCTCTACAGTACCTCCTTGCTATGACCGACCCAATCCCACCTCCTCCATTAGTCTGCACCACTTACTCTAGCCCACTACCCTAACTTCTGTTGAGTTGTGCAGTTCAATACCTGTGCTTCTCAGGGGCTAGCAAAGGCTCATGTCTGCACATGTGTTCATAGCAGAGGGGAAGAGTGTACATCTCTGAGAAAAGATGGCAAGAAAGTTTGTGGGACTGCCTGGGATGTTTAGAAGAAGCAGAATGGACGAACTGACCATTTAGGAGCCTTTCACCTGCCATCCACCTCCTCTTATCTATCCATTTGCTTGTCTATAAAACTGCCACTAACACTACTAAACCAGACTAAAGAGAGGGCTCAATggcctgctctttcagaggacctgaggttggttcccagcacccatgtaaggcagttcacagctgcctgaTTATACCTTTAGCTCCtggtgatctggtgccctcttctggtccccaaaGCAACCCACATACCCATGGCATACACTCacaaagatataaataaaatctaaaataaacaaaaatattaaaagagtgAAATTGAAATATAAACCAATTGTTCACTGGAAGGTGGGGTGCTGTGCACTGGAAAGTGGGGAGCTGTGCACTGCAAAGTGGGGAGCTGTGCACTGGAAGGTGGGAAGTTGTGTACTGGAAGGTGGGGTGTTGTGCACTGGAAGATGGAGAGTTGTGTACTGGAAGGTGGGGAGTTGTGTACTGGAAGGTGGGGAGTTGTGTACTGGAAGATGGAGAGTTGTGACTGGAAGGTGGGGAGTTGTGTACTGGAAGGTGGGGTGTTGTGTACTGGAAGATGGAGAGTTGTGACTGGAAGGTGGGGAGTTGTGTACTGGAAGATAGGGAATTGTGTACTGGAAGGTGGGGAGTTGTGTACTGGAAGGTGGGGAGTTGTGCACTGGAAGATGGGGAGTTGTGCACTGGAAGATGGGGAGTTGTGCACTGGAAGATGGGGAGTTGTGCACTGGAAGGTGGGGTGTTGTGTACTGGAAGGTGGAGAGTTGTGTACTGGAAGGTGGGGTGTTGTGTACTGGAAGATGGGGTGTTGTGCACTGGAAGATGGGGTGTTGTGCACTGGAAGATGGGGTGTTGTGCACTGGAAGATGGGGAGTTGTGCACTGGAAGATGGGGAGTTGTGCACTGGAAGGTGGGGTGTTGTGCACTGGAAGATGGGGTGTTGTGCACTGGAAGATGGGGAGTTGTGCACTGGAAGATGGGGAGTTGTGCACTGGAAGATGGGGAGTTGTGCACTGGAAGGTGGGGTGTTGTGTACTGGAAGGTGGGGTGTTGTACACTGGAAGATGGGGAGTTGTGCACTGGAAGATGGGGAGTTGTGCACTGGAAGGTGGGGAGTTGTGTACTGGAAGGTGGGGTGTTGTGTACTGGAAGATGGGGAGTTGTGTACTGGAAGGTGGGGAGTTGTGTACTGGAAGGTGGGGTGTTGTGTACTGGAAGATAGGGAATTGTGTACTGGAAGGTGGGGAGTTGTGTACTGGAAGGTGGGGAGTTGTGCACTGGAAGGTGGGGAGTTGTGTACTGGAAGGTGGGGAGTTGTGTACTGGAAGGTGGGGTGTTGTGTACTGGAAGATAGGGAATTGTGTACTGGAAGGTGGGGAGTTGTGTACTGGAAGGTGGGGTGTTGTGTACTGGAAGGTGGGGATGAATCAGTGTTGAGATCATCTGCAGCTGAGTAAGTAGGTCCATGTCTGCCCCAAAAGAACCACTGTAGGCTTGAAAACCCTGGTAAGAAAGAGAAGGCTAAGGCACCTATGCTCCCAGAGACAAGGATGTCTTACCTTGGTATAAGACAGCAAATCCCTGGGCCTGATTGATGTGATcagagaagaaatacaaaatgacAAAATCCAGAGAGACATTAAAGGACAAGGGCGGGTGGTTCCTTCCATTGAAGCGGACCAGGACACGGTGGGTGTAGCCGTCCAGCAGCTCCACCATGTCTGCAGAATCCCTGATATCAAATAAGGTGAAGTTGAAATGGATGTGAGAGGCTCCTGGGACCCGGATAGTCCAGTAGCAGACCCTCCCGGTGGCGTAAGTGTCTGGGAAGTCAGGAGAGTAGACCACGGCTGCCATGGCTGAGTAGTTCCCACCGCAGGCGCCCACGAGAGCTGCAAAAGAGAAGACAGTGGGCCTGAGTCTCAGCCTTGGGCTCCTCTCTAATTCGGGCACAAATAAACTCCTAAGAAATGTGATCCTATTAGGGACATTGTTTCCAGCTACAAAACCAGACCATCTTGGGTTTTAGGATCAAATCACAAAAGGAATCACTTACACCCTGAACGAATGCCTGTGCAGACTATTTGGTTTCCCCCAGGAGACTGTACACTTAGTGCTCAGAAGAGCAGCCTACGCTGGGGTTTGGCTGGAGTCAGGCAGTCTGGATTCAGGACCAGCAGAGCCATGTGATCCTAGGGGCTGCACCTCATTCCCAGGCCTCTCACTTGTGTTTCCAGTTTAGGGCCAGCACCTGCTCCTGTATCCTGTGACAGTGAGAGGACACGAGAGATGAAGTGCATGACGACACGGGGACCTCCTGGCAGAGGAGGGGCTTTGCAGACTGAAGTCCTCAAGGGAACGGCCTGCGTCTCCTCAGGGCTGCAGGACCTCAGAGGCGCAGTGCTCGCATGAGGGGGAACAAGTGCCTAGCATGTGTGGCCATGGTTGGATCCCCAGAAGCACCCAAGGGGAAGGAGGGGTGATACAGATTCAGGAGGCTCTGTATCAGCTCTGCCTTCTCTGGACTTATTTTTGATTGACAAGTCTTTAGAAAGGTAATACGGCCACTTTCTGTCTCACCACGACCTTGGAGATGAAAGACTTCAGGAGGGAGTGCAGGAATAGGATTTAAAAGAGAGTTtatttctcagtgctgggatgggacccagggccATGAGCAGGCTCACCAGCACTCTTCCCCTGAACTACATCTCCACAGGGGCTAGGCGAGTTCTTCTCTAGTTAGCACacagagaagtaaagaaaatacaCTGCTTTGCTGGCCCTGGTGGTGGAGCCTGTAGTTCTAATGCGGAGGAGGCTGAGGGCAGGATGGTCAgttcaagaccctgtctcaaaacaccaaacgCTGGCGAGAGCTTAGTGGTAGCGCCTCTGACTAGCGTGTGTGTCCCTGGGGTTGATCTCTAGctctgggaaaacaaacaaagcaagcttCTTTCTCATCCTAGGAATGAGAAAGCTCAAGATCAGAAGCCGAGGTCTCAGGAAATTTAATACTAACAAGTACAAATTGGGCCACAGAATTGAGCTCATCTGTGCCAGAGCACAGGAGAGAGGTGACCACCACAGAGCACGTGAGACAGCTGCAGTTCAAACTGTAACAGGTTCCCAGGGGCAGCGTCAGCCTGACTTTTCCACTGAGGGCACCGGGAGCCTGAGATAGCAAACTCTTCTGCACAGGCCT
This genomic interval carries:
- the LOC142833096 gene encoding kremen protein 1 isoform X4 is translated as MAPPAARLALLSAAALTLAARPAPGPRPGPECFTANGADYRGTQSWTALQGGKPCLFWNETFQHPYNTLKYPSGEGGLGEHNYCRNPDGDVSPWCYVAEHEDGVYWKYCDIPACQMPGNLGCYKDHGNPPPLTGTSKTSNKLTIQTCISFCRSQRFKFAGMESGYACFCGNNPDYWKHGEAASTECNSVCFGDHTQPCGGDGRITLFDTLVGACGGNYSAMAAVVYSPDFPDTYATGRVCYWTIRVPGASHIHFNFTLFDIRDSADMVELLDGYTHRVLVRFNGRNHPPLSFNVSLDFVILYFFSDHINQAQGFAVLYQATKEEPPQERPPVNQTLTEVITEQANLSVSAAHSSKVLYVITTSPSHPPQTVPGSHSWAPSVGASSHRVEGWTVYGLATLLILTVTAVVAKILLHVTFKSHRVPASGDLRDCRQSGASGEIWTIFYEPSTTISIFKKKLKGQSQQDDRNPLVSD